Proteins co-encoded in one Hyla sarda isolate aHylSar1 chromosome 4, aHylSar1.hap1, whole genome shotgun sequence genomic window:
- the LOC130366895 gene encoding DNA-directed RNA polymerase II subunit RPB1-like isoform X1, translated as MDFPMFPPNQPAIFCVSPTSGLVQPTLVTMPVPVLSRLAPAYTPVSRVTTMSSASPAQMPVMLSPASPESIPSPDFAEEEPAAAPEAPRVQDPPEVVLRRSQRSTQGQLPAS; from the coding sequence atggatttccccatgtttccTCCAAACCAGCCGGCAATCTTCTGTGTGTCTCCAACCTCAGGACTAGTTCAACCCACCTTAGTCACCATGCCAGTCCCAGTCCTGTCACGGTTGGCTCCGGCCTATACACCTGTCTCCCGAGTGACGACCATGTCTTCAGCATCTCCAGCACAAATGCCAGTGATGCTGAGTCCAGCAAGTCCTGAATCAATACCATCTCCTGACTTTGCTGAAGAAGAGCCGGCTGCAGCTCCAGAAGCTCCAAGAGTTCAAGATCCTCCAGAGGTGGTGCTGCGCAGATCCCAAAGGTCAACTCAGGGACAAttaccagccag
- the LOC130366895 gene encoding DNA-directed RNA polymerase II subunit RPB1-like isoform X2: MDFPMFPPNQPAIFCVSPTSGLVQPTLVTMPVPVLSRLAPAYTPVSRVTTMSSASPAQMPVMLSPASPESIPSPDFAEEEPAAAPEAPRVQDPPEVVLRRSQRSTQGQLPAR; the protein is encoded by the coding sequence atggatttccccatgtttccTCCAAACCAGCCGGCAATCTTCTGTGTGTCTCCAACCTCAGGACTAGTTCAACCCACCTTAGTCACCATGCCAGTCCCAGTCCTGTCACGGTTGGCTCCGGCCTATACACCTGTCTCCCGAGTGACGACCATGTCTTCAGCATCTCCAGCACAAATGCCAGTGATGCTGAGTCCAGCAAGTCCTGAATCAATACCATCTCCTGACTTTGCTGAAGAAGAGCCGGCTGCAGCTCCAGAAGCTCCAAGAGTTCAAGATCCTCCAGAGGTGGTGCTGCGCAGATCCCAAAGGTCAACTCAGGGACAAttaccagccag